Within Trichoderma atroviride chromosome 2, complete sequence, the genomic segment TCTGCCCATACAATGTCTCATCCCcctcctcgtcgtcaacctcttcatcatcaacctcgGCCTCTCGATAGCCAGCTACCCAGCCACGAAGCTGATGCAGGACATCATCTGCAAACACCACCTGGGCTTCACATTCGACAATCTCCTGCCAGAATCGCAATGCCACGATAGAGCCGTGCAGCGAGAGCTGAACATTGTTGAGATTGGAGCAGCCGTCTCTGAAACAGTTGCTGGTGTGTCgtgcttccatcttctccctccGTACATGTATATGATGTTTAATACTTTAAGCATAGGTGCTCTGGTGTCTCTCCCACTCGGCATGCTCGCCGACAGAATTGGTCGTGTGCCCATCCTCGCCCTGAGcattctcagcctcttcttgtccGAGAGCTActtcctcctcatctgctggagatggcgagacaTCCCCCTGAGAGCCATCTGGGGCTCCGGCGCAATCATACTCCTCGGCGGAGGACGAGGAGTTGCAGAAGCCATGGTCTTTACCAGCATCTCAGACGTGATCCCCGAGTCAAAACGGTAATACGTTTCCCCCCCCTCATGCCTCTTCATGCATTCGCTAAACTGTTTCTATTTCGCCAATCCAGAGCAACATGCTTCCAATGggtcgtcgccgccgtttTCTCCGCTGCCCTCCTCGGCCCCTTAATCGCCCGCCCTCTTACCGAAATCTCCATATGGCGCCCTCTCTGCATCTCGCTCGGCCTCGTTGCCCTCGGCGGCATCATACTTGTGACGCTCATGCCGGAAACACTCCACAACCATGACTCTCTCGCCCAAATCGGAGAAGATACTCCCATCATCCGCAGTAACCACCACTACGACAACGATGACGACAGCATCTATGAAACACCAATGGCATCTACTAAATCCACTTTCAAGGCCCTCTTCCGTCGTCCAGCCCTATACCTCCTCCCCGGCGCCATCCTCACCATGCCAGCCGTCTCTACGCAACACGGCATCCTCATGCGCCTCATGCCCATCCAGTTCGACTGGCCCCTTTCCCGAGCCGCGCTGCTCCTCTCGCTAAACGCCGCCGTCATTCTCCTCACGCTGCTCGTCATCCTCCCTCTAGTATCCTACGCTCTCTATAAGAGAACTTCAGCTTCCGCCCTCCAGCGAGATCGAATCCTCGCCCGAGCCAGTGTCATTCTCTTTGTTCTCGGCTCTTTTTTCCTCATGATGGTCAACGAGGccagcctcatcatcatcggcgttGTTCTCTCTGGCCTTGGATCTGGCGTGCCGACTTTGTGTCGTACGCTGCTCGTGGCTCTCATAGGCAAACACAAGACCGGCTCTGTCTTTGGAAtgattgctgctggagaggtCCTGGGAATACTAGCATGCGAGCTGATTATTGGGCCGCTCTTTGACATCGGCCTCGGGACATGGCTTGGCCTGCCCTTTTGCCTTGGTCTCGTTATCGCAGTTTTGACGTGTTCGTTGACTTGGTTGGTTCGCAGGGTTGACTAATAATCTTGATTAGCTATTACTATAAAGGAGCAGCCGAACAGGCATGGCGGACGAATTTGCGATGAACAATCACTTCATCATGATCCATAGGCGTCAGACATTAAGCTAGAGCAGCATGCGCACGTTTATTAACTGTATTCACTTTTTCATACTCAAAACTTTGAAGCAGTCGTCAATTTAGTGATCAATTAACAATAAGACTAAAAACTAATCATGACAATTTCATAATCATAACTCAGCTAGGGTATCTTTCCACGTTTCTAGGTATTCcctccatcaacatcatctttgTGTCCACTCTAGTAGTTGGCCTCGGCCTGCTTCTGGATGTCGTGCTCGGCGCCACGCTGCTGTGTCTTGCCCTTATCGTGCAGCTCCTCGTAGTGCTCCTGGCCTGACTTGTCTCCAGTAAGACCGGCGACAGCACCACCAACAGTTCCCTGGACACGGTCTCCCACGCCGTGGCCGTAGTCGTGTAGCTGGCCCTTtgcctcttgctgctggccctcGAGGTTCTGTTGACGTCCAGACTGCTTCAGTGACTATATCGCCCATGTTAGCTATTACTCAGAGATGGTAGCTGTTTCATTAAGTGAACATACCTCATTGCCAACGAGACCTCCAAGCGTCTCCTTAGCAGAACCAACGGTCTGGTTCCATGAACCATCAGTTCGGTTGGGATCATCCTTGGCGAAAGCACCTGTGCTGGAAATAGTGCCACCGGGGAGCTTGACTGCTGCCTGAGAGGCGTCGTACTCAGCCTGAGCCTTGTCCTGGCGAACCTCGCCCTTGGCCTGGTCGCCTGTGTTGCCAGTCAAGTTGCCAAAGGCGTTCTGGACGGCGCCGGTGGCAGAGTCGACGTAGGACTGGAGGGTGGAGGGCTTGTTGTTGGAGTTGTCAGACATGATTGCGGTTGATCTGTGTATGAAGAAAAGTTGTAGACTGTTGAGATGTTTTGATGTTGAGATGCTTTTTTGCTTGTGGTTATTGTTGTTtgcttgttgaagatggaaaaggatgAGAGAAGTGAAGGCCACTCGGGCCTTTATAATAGTTGTCAAACGCGTAAACCTTCCATCCAACAGGGAAATCGCAATCACGATcgcgatgacgatggcagcTTCCACTAATTCACCATGGCATTTCTGACGCAAACCACTGATGTCATTGCGATTCACTGCGTCGAGGTTGCGAAGCCTCTTGGCAGGCACTCACAGCTGTGGTGGCGCGCTGACGTCATAGCATCGTCAACGATGGCAGCCGCGTTTGCACGTCTGGAGATCCGCGCTGCCACATTGGCTGGCGCACAACATGTGAAACAGCTCTATTGCCGGTTTGGGACACGCAACTGGCGTCGGTTGGACAACTGGAGCAGAAGGGGCAACGGGCAACGGCAGGAATAGATCGCGACATGCACATGGAAACATCTCGAACGTCGTTTCAAACGTCGAATCAAACCACCAGCCAGCTCCACGCTTCCAGTCTCGCAATAATCACGAGCTTTGCACCAGTAAACTAATTTTTGAATCTTGTTTTAACAGAATTGTCATTATTCGTGCTCATCAACGAGTGAGAATCAGGTATCTTATACTACAATGTGTTGTTTGTTACAGTGACCTGGCCGGCGTAAGTTCTGGCGCCTATAGCCAGCTCTTTTCTGATTACGCCAATATCCAGACCCAGTTGCTAAAtcttccctttcccttcCCAAACTATCAAACAGATACATTTCAATTTTGAGGCGCACTAATGTTGGCTCCACTGGATCGTGTCCAAGTCGATGCCTTCTTGCACAAGTTCCCACAAGGGGCTAAGCTCGCGCAAGAAAGTAACACGCTCTTGAACTGCCTTCAACACATAATCAATCTCTTCCTCTGTAGTAAAGCGGCCAATGCCGAACCGGATGCTGCTGTGTGCATTCTCGTCGCTGTTTCCAAGCGCTCGGAGCACATAGCTGGGTTCAAGTGAGGCCGAAGTACACGCGCTGCCCGAGGACAGAGCAATATCCTTGAGTGCCATCAACAGGGACTCACCCTCGACGTAAGCAAATGAAACATTGACACAACCGGGATAGAATGACTTGGCGTCGCCATTCTGGGATGTGTGTTCCATAGATAGCAGTCCGCCTAATAATCGATCTGATAGGTACTTGATCCTCTTCGAGTCATACTATGCAAGGATTCTCGTTAGCCATTGTCAATCCATGATAGACGAGACTGATTATATCCAAGAGTATATAGGCAGTGAAAGGAAGCGCAAGAATCAGACAGGTTGCTACACTCAACACGAAGAGCCTTGTCACGGGCAATTCAGAAAGCCATGCATGTACAAGCAGATCATCATATAAACGCAGGGGAGAATTTGGGTCGGGGAATTGAAAAGTAAAtagggaagagagagaaagaaagggacATGTGATAACGTACCgccatctcttccttggcaACACGGCAGGCCTCACCAAAGCCAACAACCAATGGTGGTGCCAAGGTACCGCTTCGAAGGCCACGCTCTTGTCCACCACCAGTGATGATGGGGTCGAGCCGAACTCTCGGTCGTCTCCGGACATAGCATGCGCCAATGCCCTTGGGACCATAGATTTTgtgtgatgagatggacatgAGGTCAATGTTCATGGCGTTGACGTCAATGGGGATCTTTCCAAcagcttgagcagcatcGGTATGGAAAAAGACCTTCTTCTCGCGGCAGAGCTTGCCAATTTCTGCAACCGGCTGAATTACTCCAATCTCGTTGTTGACAGTCATGATGCTGACCAGGGCCGTTTCAGGCCGGATAGCAGCTTCAAGTTCCGCCATGTTGACCAAGCCATTGCTCTGAACAGGCAGATAGGTGACTTCGAAGCCCTCATCCTGCAAATGCCTGCAGCTGTCCAACACGCACTTGTGCTCAGTCTGGGTGGTTACgatgtgcttcttcttgccggATCGGCCAAAGAATCGAGCTACGCCCTTGATGCTCATGTTGTTACTCTCCGTGGCACCGCTGGTGAAGATGATCTCCTTGGGATCGGCGCCAATCAGATTCGCAATATGCTCTCGGGCTTCCTCGACAGCCTTTTCGCTCTCCCAGCCGTAAGCGTGCGTCCTTGAGTGGGGGTTGCCAAACTCGCCGACGTAAAACGGCAGCATCGCATCAAGGACGCGGGGGTCGACAGGCGTGGTGGCCTGCATATCGAGGTAGATGGGCCTCTGGCCCTCCTCCATCACGGCCGCGGTCTTGAGGACCTCTGCAGATGCGCATTAGCCTCTATGCCTTTATTTGTGGCTCTTCATGTCGAATTTTCGCAACAAAGGCAACCAAGGACGACGTACCAGCCATCGGGCTAACCTTCATGTTGGGCGAACCGTCCAACGGCGCAGGAGGGATATCCACAAAGTCCTTCCTGTCCAGCTTGATAGCTGTCTCGACCCGCGCATTATCCCTCTTGGACTCGGTCACGTATCCCCGCCTCCCACTCCTCCTCGTAGCCGCCACCAGGGCAGCCCGCTGAATTCCTCGCAGCGACGCCGCAGCAACCGTTGTGCCGGAGCCCAGGCGGCTCGCCGACCTCAGCGCTGACGATGCAATACTAGCCATGGC encodes:
- a CDS encoding uncharacterized protein (EggNog:ENOG41~TransMembrane:11 (o15-35i106-129o135-160i172-191o197-220i274-294o314-337i349-368o374-396i408-431o437-460i)) — protein: MTLDFHRPALPIQCLIPLLVVNLFIINLGLSIASYPATKLMQDIICKHHLGFTFDNLLPESQCHDRAVQRELNIVEIGAAVSETVAGALVSLPLGMLADRIGRVPILALSILSLFLSESYFLLICWRWRDIPLRAIWGSGAIILLGGGRGVAEAMVFTSISDVIPESKRATCFQWVVAAVFSAALLGPLIARPLTEISIWRPLCISLGLVALGGIILVTLMPETLHNHDSLAQIGEDTPIIRSNHHYDNDDDSIYETPMASTKSTFKALFRRPALYLLPGAILTMPAVSTQHGILMRLMPIQFDWPLSRAALLLSLNAAVILLTLLVILPLVSYALYKRTSASALQRDRILARASVILFVLGSFFLMMVNEASLIIIGVVLSGLGSGVPTLCRTLLVALIGKHKTGSVFGMIAAGEVLGILACELIIGPLFDIGLGTWLGLPFCLGLVIAVLTCSLTWLVRRVD
- a CDS encoding uncharacterized protein (EggNog:ENOG41); this encodes MSDNSNNKPSTLQSYVDSATGAVQNAFGNLTGNTGDQAKGEVRQDKAQAEYDASQAAVKLPGGTISSTGAFAKDDPNRTDGSWNQTVGSAKETLGGLVGNESLKQSGRQQNLEGQQQEAKGQLHDYGHGVGDRVQGTVGGAVAGLTGDKSGQEHYEELHDKGKTQQRGAEHDIQKQAEANY
- a CDS encoding uncharacterized protein (BUSCO:EOG092D2ACV); protein product: MASIASSALRSASRLGSGTTVAAASLRGIQRAALVAATRRSGRRGYVTESKRDNARVETAIKLDRKDFVDIPPAPLDGSPNMKVSPMAEVLKTAAVMEEGQRPIYLDMQATTPVDPRVLDAMLPFYVGEFGNPHSRTHAYGWESEKAVEEAREHIANLIGADPKEIIFTSGATESNNMSIKGVARFFGRSGKKKHIVTTQTEHKCVLDSCRHLQDEGFEVTYLPVQSNGLVNMAELEAAIRPETALVSIMTVNNEIGVIQPVAEIGKLCREKKVFFHTDAAQAVGKIPIDVNAMNIDLMSISSHKIYGPKGIGACYVRRRPRVRLDPIITGGGQERGLRSGTLAPPLVVGFGEACRVAKEEMAYDSKRIKYLSDRLLGGLLSMEHTSQNGDAKSFYPGCVNVSFAYVEGESLLMALKDIALSSGSACTSASLEPSYVLRALGNSDENAHSSIRFGIGRFTTEEEIDYVLKAVQERVTFLRELSPLWELVQEGIDLDTIQWSQH